The region GGCCGCGCGTGACGGTCGCATAGCCCCGTGCATGGCCTCGCGCGCGGGGTCCACAGCCCAGAAAGGCACACTTGAACATGACAGACTCCCTCTCGTGCTGGATGCGATGAAACGGCTCCTCACCCCTACCCCTCTCCCTCGCCCGCCTTCGCCCTGCGGGCTACGGCGGGCTCCGGAGAGGGGCCGTCGGATGACGCTCTGTGCCTGCGGAGCCACAGCCTGATCTCACAGGACTCCCCTCTCCGGAGCGCAGCGGAGCGGAGCGAGGGAGAGGGGCAGGGGGTGAGGACGCCGTTCTACCTACTGCACCATTCCCCGGTACGGCGCCGCCATCTCGAACGTCCCCTGCCATGCGGGCGTCGGCAAGTCCAGCGCCCAGTGCACGGCGTTGACACACACGCGCTGCAGCTGCTCCACCGCGAAGTCCTCCGGGTGCCCCAGCGTGGTGAAGAAGGCGCGGCCCCCGTACTTGTTCTGCCAGGCCCACGCCACGGGGTTGTCGGGCGCCGGGATGCGGGGCGCCAGGGCGTGGCCCATCAGAAGCTGCGTGGCATCGCTCGGCGGCCACTTGGGCAGCACGTGGTAGAGCCACGAGCGGACGTGGAAAGTCCCGGACACACCCGTGAGGATCGGGTGGCTCGCCGCCTCGGGGACCACCGTGACATCGGTTGTGGACTGGTGCCCGTAGTGGGTGTGGCCGTCCACGCCCCAGCCCGGCGGGGCCCCGAAGGTGTCGCCCGCCCAACTGTTCCAGCGCTCCTGCGGATCGCCCTCGGGATAGCGGAAGCCGTGCGAGGTGGTGCGGAAGCCCATGACGGGCTTACCGGCCTGCAGATACGCCTCGATGTGGGCGATCTGCTCGGGAGGCAGCCGCCGCCAGCGCAGGTAGAAGACGGCCAGGTCGGCGCTGTCCAGCGCTTCGAGGCCGGGGATGTCCTCCTCGGCGTTCTGGTCGGGGAAGGACTTCAGCATGGTGGTGGCGAGGCCGTAGTGGCGCTCCAGTTCGGCGGCCAACTTCGGCAGCGTCATCTCGCCCCCATACTCATGGTCGCCGGCGACAAACACGACATGCGGTGTAGACATGCTCGGGGTCTCCACATTGGTTGACGGTCGGTTGGGCCTGTCTCAGTTCGCCCCGGCGGAGGCAACTCCTTTGTCCGCAGGGGCGGGGAGCGGGAACATCGGGGGCCGTGCCAGGCCTTCATCTCCCCGAGGCACGCTGCCGCCTACAGGGAGAGTGCGCCGTGAAGAAGGCCAACCTCGTCCTGCGGTGTCTCGACGCCGCAGTGCTGCTGGTGCTCATCTGGCTGCTGTTGTGGGGGAAGCTGTTCCCGTTCTCGCCGGTGCTTCCGGGCTTCATCCGGCATGAGCTGGCGCACACCGTGGTCTACGTGCAGAGGGGCGCGGACTTCCGCGAGTATGAGACCGTGGACGCCTGCGTGCCGCCGGTGGAGGCCTTCCACGAGCTACGGTTCGTGCGCAAGCCCCGGCTCTTCGTGTTCCGCGACCGCCAGAGCTACCTGCAGCGGTCGCCCTCGCGCGCCCGGTTCTGTGCCTTCCCGGGCGGCAGTCTCGTCATCTCCCCCTGGGCGCTGGAGGAGGCCCGACAGGGGCAGATCTCGCTGGACATCTACCTGCGCCATGAGCTGTCCCACACGCTGGTCTTCCAGCACGCCGGCCTGCTCCGGGCCATCCGGTACCCGCGGTGGCTGCTGGAGGGTCTCGCCACCTACAGCGCCCACCAGATGGGCACGTCCTTCTACCCGAGCCAGGCGGAGACATACGCAGCGATTCGGCAGGGCAACTTCGTGCCCCCGGAGGACTTCGCGACGCGTCGCGAGGACCGCATCCCGCTCCAGGTGCAGTTCCGCAAGGGCTTCATCTACTCGGAGTTCGCCTGCCTCGTGGACTACCTGGTCGAGCAGTATGGCAGGGACCGTCTGCTGGCCTACGTGAACGCCCTGATGCGCGACAGCAACAACGCCCGGGTGTTCCGCGGCATCTACGGCGTGGACTTCCCCGCCGCAGTGGCGCAGTTCCGCGAGGCGGCAAGCACCCCGAAGCCCAGGGGTCTGTCCCCGAAGACGTCGCGCAGCGACGGCGCAGGGGGCTGACCCCGCGGCGGACGAAGGGATTGCCCGGCCGGTGGCGAAGACTGGCCGCTGTCGCGCCTTCCCCAACCAGAAAGGAACACCAACCATGTCGAAGCTGGGCGTCGGTTTCATCGGCTGTGGCGGCATTCACAACGCGCACGCGCCGCATCTGGCCACCAATGACCGGGCGTACGTCGCCTGCGTGATGGACGTGAACCCCGAGGCGTGTAAGGCCCACTGTGAGAAGTACGGCACGGAGAACTGGACGACCGATGTGGACGAGCTGCTCGCCCGCGACGACGTGAACGCGGTCGTCATCTGCACTCCCACCGGCCTGCACAAGGACTACGTGCTCAAGGCCGCCGCCGCCGGCAAGCAGATCTTCTGCGAAAAGCCCATGGCGATGAACGTGGCCGACTGCGAGACGATGGACGCGGCCTGCAAGCAGGCCGGCGTCGTGCTGCAGATCGGCTTCGTGCGGCACTTCTGCAACGAGTGGCTGAAGCTGCGGGAGATCATCCAGTCCGGCATGATCGGCCGGCCAGTGGTCTGGCGCTCCGTCAGCGGCGGCTCGGGCGCGCCGACCCCGTGGTTCTTCGACAAGGAGCTGGGCGGCGGCCCGTTCATTGACGGCGCTGTCCACAGCTACGACTGGGCGCGCTACATCTTCGGCGAAGCCACCAATGTCGTCACCGACATCCGCAAGCTGAAGGCCGACACGACCGCGTGGGACACCGGCACGGTCATCGTCAACTTCGCCAGTGGCGATCAGCAGCTCGTCATCTGGTCGTGGGGCCTGCCGGGCTTCGGCGGCAAGGTGAAGGCCGACAGCGCCCATGATGTGCTCGGGCCGCTGGGCTCGATCACCTTCCCGGGCGGCAACAAGCTGCAGGTGAACCTGGAGGACGGCGAGCACGAGGTGGAGTACGAGGCCGACGGCGGCAGCGAGTGGTTCCGCAAGCAGATGGAGAGCTTCCTGGACTGCTGCCTCAGCGGCACGGCGCCCATCGCCGGGGCCAAGGAAGGCATCGAGGCCACGCGCATCGCCGCGGCGGCCCTCAGCGTCGGCGACAAGCCGGCGATCATCGAGCTGTAGCGCAGGGGGATTCACGGAACGAGAGCCGCGGGGTGTCGGGCGCAGCCCGACGGGGCCCCGCGACGCCATGCAGTTGTAGCGGGCAGCACCGCCAGCCCCGCTGGCTGTGCTGCCCCGTTGAGGCACTGACGGAGGGGCCGGCGCCGACGCATGAGGTGCCGGCCGTTCGTTTGTCTGCGCTGTGACGGAGGTTGTCGGATGTCGCGCATCGAGTCTGTGTTGGTCGTGCTGGCCGCTTTGACGGCCATGTGGGCGGTTCCGGCGGCCGCTGCCGAGACGCCGTTGGGGCCGTTGCCGGACAATCTCCTGTCGGACGACGGGACGGTGTTCCCGGCGCGGGTCGCCGTGGACGGTGGGGGCTTCGTCCTGGTGTCGGATTTGAGCAACCGCACGCTGTGGCGCGTGTCGGATGACGGCCGCCACCTCGCCGCGATCGCCGCCCTGCCCGGGGGGAAGTACAGCGTCTGGCTCGACGGCCGCCTCGGCCTGGCTTACGACGCCATCAAGGACCTGGCCTTCAGCCCCCACGCGGGGATCGTCAGCTACGCGGCCCGCAAGGGCGCGCAGTGGGTCGTGGTGGTGGACGGGCAGGAGAGCCCGCCGTACGACGAGCCGTCGCTGAACCACCACTTCCGCGTCTACAGCGAGGACGGCCGGCAGGTCGCCGTGCCGGTGCAACGGGGCGGCCAGTGGACCATGCTGCGCAACGCCCGGCCGGTGGACCAGCCTGTAGCGGGGGTGGACGAGGCGTGCGCGGAGTTCAGCACCGATGGCTACCGCCGGGTGGTCGGCTCCTGCCGGGCGCTGTTC is a window of bacterium DNA encoding:
- a CDS encoding ThuA domain-containing protein, whose protein sequence is METPSMSTPHVVFVAGDHEYGGEMTLPKLAAELERHYGLATTMLKSFPDQNAEEDIPGLEALDSADLAVFYLRWRRLPPEQIAHIEAYLQAGKPVMGFRTTSHGFRYPEGDPQERWNSWAGDTFGAPPGWGVDGHTHYGHQSTTDVTVVPEAASHPILTGVSGTFHVRSWLYHVLPKWPPSDATQLLMGHALAPRIPAPDNPVAWAWQNKYGGRAFFTTLGHPEDFAVEQLQRVCVNAVHWALDLPTPAWQGTFEMAAPYRGMVQ
- a CDS encoding Gfo/Idh/MocA family oxidoreductase, whose translation is MSKLGVGFIGCGGIHNAHAPHLATNDRAYVACVMDVNPEACKAHCEKYGTENWTTDVDELLARDDVNAVVICTPTGLHKDYVLKAAAAGKQIFCEKPMAMNVADCETMDAACKQAGVVLQIGFVRHFCNEWLKLREIIQSGMIGRPVVWRSVSGGSGAPTPWFFDKELGGGPFIDGAVHSYDWARYIFGEATNVVTDIRKLKADTTAWDTGTVIVNFASGDQQLVIWSWGLPGFGGKVKADSAHDVLGPLGSITFPGGNKLQVNLEDGEHEVEYEADGGSEWFRKQMESFLDCCLSGTAPIAGAKEGIEATRIAAAALSVGDKPAIIEL